One segment of Drosophila mauritiana strain mau12 chromosome 3R, ASM438214v1, whole genome shotgun sequence DNA contains the following:
- the LOC117146022 gene encoding sodium-coupled monocarboxylate transporter 2 isoform X1: protein MASSVSNLASTVATATAAALEDLHFSLTDYIVFSLMLSASAGIGVYFGFFSKAKNTTEEYLQGGKRMPTLPVAISLVSSQLSGVAMMSVPAETYSFGFNMIFVVWAMVLAVPVLIYIIVPVFYDNNVSNCYEYLELRFSKRTRQLVTVTFILNQFLMLPVFMFVPSLAFSQVTGYNIHLINTVVSSICVFYTMLGGIKAVVWTDVVQGGVMLISVVLVAILGTSNTGGITNVLENAAEGGRFDFSFGIDPRLRLTFFSGIASGLLMWTGKLGLDQSCVQRIVSLPSYGHAKKCLLMAGVGFLLIMSFTCFTGIIMFAYYYGCDPIQAGLVSKPDKLMPFFIQDIMGHMMGMPGVFISCVFSASLSSLSASLNSFAGVVYFDYIKPRINHSEAKANATMKLVIVVMGAYCIVGGFIVQNFNSIIQTMWTITGINMGAVVGVFCLGMFVPRCNAKVAVSGIAFSCLAMLWIIINGQMNFKAGLIKYDPLPNGLDQCEAKGFEVILNAIRNKNVTSIGTTAVSSLETPKELTTAFESNRDFSIYDTSFYWYKVLGALLVFAWAIPMSYVWPLDKEEKQNPKLYSPFVRSLLNKPSPVLELEELPLKTPLSEEQIKEKENGSAAEA, encoded by the exons ATGGCAAGCAGTGTTAGCAATTTGGCCAGCACAGTGGCCACCGCCACGGCTGCTGCCTTGGAGGACCTCCACTTCAGCCTCACGGACTACATAGTCTTCTCCCTGATGCTGAGCGCCTCGGCAGGAATTGGAGTTTACTTCGGCTTCTTCTCGAAGGCCAAGAACACCACTGAAGAGTACCTGCAGGGTGGAAAGAGGATGCCAACGCTTCCTGTAGCCATTTCGCTTGTCTCGAG CCAGCTGTCTGGAGTGGCCATGATGTCCGTTCCGGCGGAGACCTACTCCTTTGGATTCAATATGATCTTCGTGGTATGGGCCATGGTCTTGGCTGTGCCCGTTCTTATATATATCATTGTGCCCGTTTTCTACGATAATAATGTCTCCAATTGCTACGAG TATCTTGAGCTGCGATTTAGCAAGCGCACCCGACAACTGGTGACCGTCACCTTTATCCTCAACCAATTTCTGATGCTTCCCGTGTTCATGTTCGTGCCTTCGCTGGCCTTCTCCCAAG ttACCGGATACAACATTCATCTGATTAACACGGTGGTCTCGTCCATCTGCGTTTTCTACACGATGCTCGGCGGGATCAAAGCGGTGGTCTGGACAGATGTGGTCCAGGGAGGCGTTATGTTGATCTCGGTTGTTCTTGTGGCCATTTTGGGCACCTCGAACACAGGAGGCATAACCAATGTCTTGGAAAACGCCGCTGAGGGCGGACGCTTTGACTTTAG TTTTGGCATCGATCCCCGCCTGCGCCTCACCTTCTTCAGTGGAATAGCCAGCGGCCTTCTGATGTGGACAGGTAAGCTTGGCCTTGACCAGAGCTGCGTGCAGAGGATTGTGTCTTTGCCCTCGTATGGCCACGCCAAGAAGTGTCTACTTATGGCTGGCGTTGGCTTCCTACTCATCATGTCCTTTACCTGCTTCACCGGAATCATCATGTTTGCCTACTACTACGGATGCGATCCCATTCAGGCTGGG CTGGTCAGCAAACCAGACAAGTTGATGCCGTTCTTCATCCAGGATATAATGGGTCACATGATGGGCATGCCCGGCGTCTTCATCTCCTGCGTTTTCAGTGCCTCGCTGAGTTCCCTTTCCGCCAGTCTGAATTCCTTTGCCGGAGTGGTTTACTTCGACTACATCAAGCCGCGAATCAATCACTCGGAAGCCAAAGCCAATGCAACCATGAAACTGGTGATCGTGGTCATGGGAGCGTACTGCATCGTGGGCGGCTTCATCGTGCAGAACTTCAACTCCATTATTCAGACCATGTGGACGATTACCGGCATTAATATGGGCGCTGTCGTGGGAGTGTTTTGCCTGGGCATGTTTGTGCCGCGGTGCAACGCCAAGGTGGCGGTGAGTGGAATCGCCTTTAGCTGCCTGGCGATGCTGTGGATCATCATCAATGGCCAGATGAACTTTAAGGCTGGGCTGATTAAGTACGATCCCTTGCCTAATGGCCTGGACCAGTGCGAGGCCAAGGGTTTCGAGGTCATCTTGAATGCGAT CAGAAACAAGAATGTTACCAGCATAGGCACTACTGCGGTTTCCTCGCTGGAAACTCCCAAGGAACTTACCACCGCATTCGAAAGCAATCGCGACTTTTCCATCTACGACACATCTTTCTACTGGTACAAGGTGCTGGGTGCTCTTCTAGTCTTCGCGTGGGCCATTCCCATGAGCTATGTGTGGCCCTTGGACAAGGAAGAAAAGCAGAACCCCAAGCTGTACTCGCCATTCGTCCGGAGCCTGTTGAACAAGCCAAGTCCAGTCTTGGAGCTAGAGGAGTTGCCTCTGAAGACGCCGCTTTCCGAGGAGCAAATCAAGGAGAAGGAAAACGGCAGCGCAGCAGAAGCCTAG
- the LOC117146022 gene encoding sodium-coupled monocarboxylate transporter 2 isoform X2 yields the protein MASSVSNLASTVATATAAALEDLHFSLTDYIVFSLMLSASAGIGVYFGFFSKAKNTTEEYLQGGKRMPTLPVAISLVSSQLSGVAMMSVPAETYSFGFNMIFVVWAMVLAVPVLIYIIVPVFYDNNVSNCYEYLELRFSKRTRQLVTVTFILNQFLMLPVFMFVPSLAFSQVTGYNIHLINTVVSSICVFYTMLGGIKAVVWTDVVQGGVMLISVVLVAILGTSNTGGITNVLENAAEGGRFDFSFGIDPRLRLTFFSGIASGLLMWTGKLGLDQSCVQRIVSLPSYGHAKKCLLMAGVGFLLIMSFTCFTGIIMFAYYYGCDPIQAGLVSKPDKLMPFFIQDIMGHMMGMPGVFISCVFSASLSSLSASLNSFAGVVYFDYIKPRINHSEAKANATMKLVIVVMGAYCIVGGFIVQNFNSIIQTMWTITGINMGAVVGVFCLGMFVPRCNAKVAVSGIAFSCLAMLWIIINGQMNFKAGLIKYDPLPNGLDQCEAKGFEVILNAINKNVTSIGTTAVSSLETPKELTTAFESNRDFSIYDTSFYWYKVLGALLVFAWAIPMSYVWPLDKEEKQNPKLYSPFVRSLLNKPSPVLELEELPLKTPLSEEQIKEKENGSAAEA from the exons ATGGCAAGCAGTGTTAGCAATTTGGCCAGCACAGTGGCCACCGCCACGGCTGCTGCCTTGGAGGACCTCCACTTCAGCCTCACGGACTACATAGTCTTCTCCCTGATGCTGAGCGCCTCGGCAGGAATTGGAGTTTACTTCGGCTTCTTCTCGAAGGCCAAGAACACCACTGAAGAGTACCTGCAGGGTGGAAAGAGGATGCCAACGCTTCCTGTAGCCATTTCGCTTGTCTCGAG CCAGCTGTCTGGAGTGGCCATGATGTCCGTTCCGGCGGAGACCTACTCCTTTGGATTCAATATGATCTTCGTGGTATGGGCCATGGTCTTGGCTGTGCCCGTTCTTATATATATCATTGTGCCCGTTTTCTACGATAATAATGTCTCCAATTGCTACGAG TATCTTGAGCTGCGATTTAGCAAGCGCACCCGACAACTGGTGACCGTCACCTTTATCCTCAACCAATTTCTGATGCTTCCCGTGTTCATGTTCGTGCCTTCGCTGGCCTTCTCCCAAG ttACCGGATACAACATTCATCTGATTAACACGGTGGTCTCGTCCATCTGCGTTTTCTACACGATGCTCGGCGGGATCAAAGCGGTGGTCTGGACAGATGTGGTCCAGGGAGGCGTTATGTTGATCTCGGTTGTTCTTGTGGCCATTTTGGGCACCTCGAACACAGGAGGCATAACCAATGTCTTGGAAAACGCCGCTGAGGGCGGACGCTTTGACTTTAG TTTTGGCATCGATCCCCGCCTGCGCCTCACCTTCTTCAGTGGAATAGCCAGCGGCCTTCTGATGTGGACAGGTAAGCTTGGCCTTGACCAGAGCTGCGTGCAGAGGATTGTGTCTTTGCCCTCGTATGGCCACGCCAAGAAGTGTCTACTTATGGCTGGCGTTGGCTTCCTACTCATCATGTCCTTTACCTGCTTCACCGGAATCATCATGTTTGCCTACTACTACGGATGCGATCCCATTCAGGCTGGG CTGGTCAGCAAACCAGACAAGTTGATGCCGTTCTTCATCCAGGATATAATGGGTCACATGATGGGCATGCCCGGCGTCTTCATCTCCTGCGTTTTCAGTGCCTCGCTGAGTTCCCTTTCCGCCAGTCTGAATTCCTTTGCCGGAGTGGTTTACTTCGACTACATCAAGCCGCGAATCAATCACTCGGAAGCCAAAGCCAATGCAACCATGAAACTGGTGATCGTGGTCATGGGAGCGTACTGCATCGTGGGCGGCTTCATCGTGCAGAACTTCAACTCCATTATTCAGACCATGTGGACGATTACCGGCATTAATATGGGCGCTGTCGTGGGAGTGTTTTGCCTGGGCATGTTTGTGCCGCGGTGCAACGCCAAGGTGGCGGTGAGTGGAATCGCCTTTAGCTGCCTGGCGATGCTGTGGATCATCATCAATGGCCAGATGAACTTTAAGGCTGGGCTGATTAAGTACGATCCCTTGCCTAATGGCCTGGACCAGTGCGAGGCCAAGGGTTTCGAGGTCATCTTGAATGCGAT AAACAAGAATGTTACCAGCATAGGCACTACTGCGGTTTCCTCGCTGGAAACTCCCAAGGAACTTACCACCGCATTCGAAAGCAATCGCGACTTTTCCATCTACGACACATCTTTCTACTGGTACAAGGTGCTGGGTGCTCTTCTAGTCTTCGCGTGGGCCATTCCCATGAGCTATGTGTGGCCCTTGGACAAGGAAGAAAAGCAGAACCCCAAGCTGTACTCGCCATTCGTCCGGAGCCTGTTGAACAAGCCAAGTCCAGTCTTGGAGCTAGAGGAGTTGCCTCTGAAGACGCCGCTTTCCGAGGAGCAAATCAAGGAGAAGGAAAACGGCAGCGCAGCAGAAGCCTAG
- the LOC117144735 gene encoding sodium-coupled monocarboxylate transporter 2 produces MSTTTTTSTTTMASAVSSASQDLRFGLTDYFVFIIMLGASAGIGVYFGFFSRSKNTTEEYLRGGKKMQTLPIAISLVASQLSGIAIMSIPAESYTYGFNYIFVVLAMLVVIPILIYVIVPVFYENNVSNCYEYLEMRFNKRTRQLVTFFFVTNSFLMLPVYMFIPSLAFAQVTGMNIHLINVMVSSICIFYTMLGGIKAVVWTDVVQGGIMLLSVVAVGVLGTIRSGGISTVMERASEGGRFNFDFGLDPRIRMTFWGATMGGIFMWTGHIGLNQSCVQRIVSLPSYSHAKKSLIVSGLGFLIISFFNTISGIIMFARYYGCDPMLAGLVSKPDKMMPFFVQDIMGHLAGMPGVFISCVFSAALSSLSATLNSLAGVVYFDYIKPRIRHTEARANWTMKLIVVVMGGYCILGGFMVQNFNSILQTVVTITGINTGAVVGVFLLGMFVPRCNGKTAVTSIIVSVVAMVWIIANGQMNLKSGLIKYEVLPNSLDQCEARGLHMIAEAINQTDFTPVTMKPPSGAPVTTAFHSDRDFSLYDISFYWYKVLGTALVFLCAIPLSYIWRPDENEKQNPKLYSPFVRKFLSLPVKDQELEEVPLRGSKVGETPDLRIDPTEKEKPTVTEP; encoded by the exons TCATGCTGGGCGCGTCTGCGGGCATTGGGGTGTACTTCGGATTCTTCTCCAGGTCCAAGAACACTACGGAGGAGTATCTTCGCGGCGGGAAGAAGATGCAGACCCTGCCCATAGCGATATCTCTGGTAGCCAG CCAGCTGTCCGGCATCGCCATCATGTCCATTCCGGCGGAAAGTTACACCTATGGATTCAACTATATATTCGTGGTCCTAGCCATGCTGGTTGTGATTCCTATTTTAATCTACGTAATTGTTCCTGTCTTCTATGAAAATAATGTTTCTAATTGTTATGAG TACCTCGAGATGAGATTCAATAAGCGAACGCGGCAGTTGGTAACCTTCTTTTTCGTGACAAACTCGTTCCTGATGTTACCCGTCTATATGTTTATTCCATCGCTCGCTTTTGCCCAGG TTACTGGCATGAACATCCACTTGATCAACGTAATGGTGTCCTCCATCTGCATCTTCTACACGATGCTGGGTGGGATCAAGGCGGTGGTCTGGACCGACGTGGTGCAGGGTGGCATTATGCTACTCTCTGTGGTTGCTGTCGGAGTTCTGGGCACAATCCGATCGGGAGGCATATCCACTGTTATGGAACGCGCCTCGGAAGGCGGACGATTCAACTTTGA CTTTGGCTTGGATCCTCGTATACGGATGACTTTCTGGGGCGCCACCATGGGCGGGATCTTCATGTGGACGGGTCACATTGGCCTGAACCAGAGCTGTGTGCAGCGCATCGTCTCCCTGCCTTCGTACTCCCATGCTAAAAA ATCATTGATCGTTTCTGGCCTAGGATTTCTTATTATAAGTTTCTTCAACACTATCTCTGGAATCATTATGTTTGCCCGCTACTATGGATGCGATCCAATGCTAGCTGGT CTGGTGAGCAAGCCGGACAAGATGATGCCATTCTTTGTGCAGGACATCATGGGACACCTGGCCGGAATGCCTGGCGTCTTCATCTCCTGTGTGTTCAGTGCCGCCCTCAGCTCGCTTTCTGCCACGCTGAACTCCCTGGCCGGAGTGGTTTACTTCGACTACATAAAGCCCCGAATTCGGCACACGGAGGCCAGAGCCAACTGGACCATGAAACTGATTGTGGTGGTAATGGGGGGCTACTGCATCCTGGGCGGCTTCATGGTGCAGAACTTCAACTCGATCCTGCAAACGGTGGTCACCATAACGGGCATAAATACGGGCGCAGTGGTGGGTGTGTTCCTCTTGGGAATGTTTGTGCCGCGCTGCAATGGCAAAACGGCTGTCACAAGCATTATCGTCAGCGTGGTCGCCATGGTGTGGATTATCGCCAATGGCCAGATGAACTTAAAGTCCGGACTGATTAAGTACGAGGTGCTGCCCAACTCACTGGATCAGTGTGAGGCCAGAGGTCTTCACATGATTGCGGAGGCTAT CAACCAGACTGACTTCACCCCTGTCACGATGAAACCTCCTTCTGGCGCACCAGTGACCACCGCCTTCCACAGCGATCGGGACTTTTCTCTGTACGACATCTCGTTCTATTGGTACAAGGTTCTGGGTACCGCTCTAGTCTTTCTATGTGCTATCCCATTGAGCTACATCTGGCGACCCGACGAGAACGAGAAACAGAATCCAAAGTTGTACTCGCCCTTCGTGCGAAAGTTCCTCTCCCTGCCCGTTAAGGATCAGGAACTGGAGGAGGTGCCACTTCGAGGATCCAAGGTCGGGGAGACTCCCGACCTCCGCATAGATCCTACCGAAAAGGAAAAACCAACTGTCACCGAGCCCTGA